In the genome of Equus caballus isolate H_3958 breed thoroughbred chromosome 3, TB-T2T, whole genome shotgun sequence, the window GAATTCTTTGTGGGCTTCTTTTGagtcctctttttctctcactctaAATTTTACCCTGAATAAAGATGGGAAGAAAAGTAGATATGGTTATCCAGCTGtcacagcaccatttgttgaagagactattctttccctattgtatggtcttggtacctttgttgaaaatcagtggCCATAGgtatttgagtttatttctgggttctcaattttattgcttttgtctGTATGTCTATCTTGATGCCAGTGACACACTGTTCTCTAGCTTTATAGTGAGTTTTGAAATCGTGAAGtgtgagtccttcaactttgtttttccttttgagtattgttttggctatttgggccctcttgcaattccatatgaatttgaagatCAGCTTTTCCAAAGGTCAATGGTCATTCttgataaatttttaataaaatgtaaattgtatAATTCTTTAGAAATTTAACTAGACATAGTCTCATTAAATTCAGTAACAAAATGAGGATGTCTATTGTCATTGTCATTATGTAGTATTGTTCTGGAGATATTATTCAATAcagttagaaaaaataaagtaattaacaatataaaaattagaaagaataggaaaaattaaCTCCATTTGCAGCTAATATGATTGCATACATGAAAAACCCAGGAGAATCAATTGAAAAAATATCATATACAGTAGGAATACTCTGTTGGCAGCATACGAAATTATTATATGGAAAAcaatagctttaaaatatataagcaagACTAATTTAGAATATGTAATAGAAGAAAAACCTTCATTTATAGAAGCAACAAAAGGattaaaatacctagaaataaatacaactaagaaatgtgaaagaacaatttggaaaaaacagaaaggCCTAAAATATACCAGAGTTTGGTATAATGAATAATGTCTCGCCAAAAATGTCTACATGCTAATTCCTGGAAATTGTGAATATGCTGAAAGGagctttgcagatgtgactaaggatcttgagatgaggagatcatcccagattatctggatgggcccaatATAATCCTACAGGAccttgtaagagggaggcaggaagatcaCGGTAAGAAAGAGGAGACATGACAAGAGGAGCAGAGGTTAGAGTGATGTGCTTTGAAGATTGAGGAAAGGGCTGCAAGCCAAGTAATGtaggcggcctctagaagctggaaaaagcaagggaacagattctccctctaGATCCCTTGAGGGGAATGCAGCTCTGCCTCCATCTTGATTCCAGCCCAGTGAAACCCACTGCAGACTTCtgactccagaactgtaagataataaacatgtattattttaatccactgagtttgtggtaatttgttatactcAGTGACAAAAATGACTAGGACAAGGGAAAGGTATCCTATAGTCTTGAATAGGAAGACTCATCAACGTGCTGTTGTCAGTTCTGCCAAAGATGATCTGTTGATTTACCTCGAACCCTAAAAATACCCCACAcgtttatatgtatacacacacacacacacacacacacacacaagattcTTCAAAAGGTCATATGGAAtattaaaacaaggaaaaataaaaagaaaatagctgaAAAGGAAGAATGATTAGGAGGAAATAGCCctaatatctattaaaattactaaaatgttttaataattgaAACAATGTAGTAGTACATAAACAGatatattaatgaaataaaatagaaattccagaaatataaacaagtacaTAGAGGAATTGAGGATATGATAAATCTTACATCTCAAATcagtggaaaataaataatattgtgaAAAACCAGATAACTATCTAAAAACATTGGATAAATTCCAAattgaataaagatttaaatataaaaaaataagccTTAAAAGTTCTAGAAAACAAACTTGGTAGTATCTTTCTATGGCTTCAGAATGGGGAAGCCCTTTTCAGTATGACATAAACCAAAAGACATAAATTAAAAGATGGACAAGttctagaatataaaaataaaaagatgcctactttacaaaaatcaacatagaaaaatcaaaagaaatgacAAACTGGGAAACAATACTTGAAGACATATCCCAGACAAGGACTAATTTTACTAATATGTGAAGAATTTCTATAAACCAAgacttttgaaaaaattgttCAAATTTATTCATAAGAGAATAAATGCAAATGTAAGTAATTTGAGAAAGAAATAGTTATCTATAAAATTGGAAAAGGTAAAAGTTTGATACCATATAATATTGACAAGTTACAATATTCTTATATATAGATTTTGGGAGGGGACAATTTGGAAATAACTTGTAAAATTTACAAATGTTCAaatcctttgacccagcaattccactcctaagcaCTTATCCTACAGATATACTTGTTCAAacataaattatgtatatatgaggtcactctttgtttttaataagatTGGAAATCTTTATTCATCGATGGGAGATTGGTTagataaactatggtacattcaTACAGACTATGCAACAGTGAAAAAGATTGGAATTATTTCCAAGATTTATTgctaagtggaaaaagaaaaaagtacagacTATCATTTGTGTAAAGGGAGGAGgaatatgtagaaataaatatgCCTTGTACATGTATATGCACAGAAATTCTTTGGAAGTAAATACAAGCTACTAATGTCAGCTGTCTACAGGGAAAGAAATAGGGTGGTTGAGGTCcaaaaatgagaggaagagtTTTTCACCAAAtatcttacatatttttaaattttgaactaCATGAAAGATACCTAtctaaaaaagtttaaatttttgttttgttttgtttttagaaattcaGACAAGAAAATAGCTTTATAAAATGATGGAATGTAGAAATGTAGAGAGAGAATGCAAATTCACGCAGAAGGCCACTTCTggattttccttctgctctttcaTTCCTATCTAACCATGAATTGTCGACTCTGTGTGAGCTCAAAATTCACCACGTTGTAATGTTAACTCTGCTGTACAGAACAACAAATATATATGAATTTGATCAAGTTAATCTGGTTTGTCTGCAATGTAATCAAACCAGCCTAATCATGGTATTGGCTGAGGGCTCCATTTACTTGACAAACACTTACATAGCCAGTGCCCTTGCCAGACACTAAAATAAGCAGCTTAACTCTTTTAATTGTCATAAAAACTTTAAGAAGTAGATactataatctccattttacagatttgaaAATTGAGGCAAAAGGATGTTGTCTGATGACACAAGGCTATCAAGTGACGTAACTAGAATTTGAATTCAGCAGTCTGGCTTCCAGCTGCATGCTCCGAACCCCTGCCCGCATGCACATTATAACTTGATGGCTAAATAAAGGTTAAAATTGGCCCATATCTTATGGACAGCCCACGTTTCTTGTTAGCAGATCTTTTGCATGAGAAATGTGTTATGTGcttgtattttaaaagataatattagATTCTTTTTAGTAAAAGAACTGTGTGCACTTGTGGAAAGACAATTACTACTTATAGCATGCATCTTGCTGTTTGGGGTCTGTTCTGAAACAATTGCCAGTTCCACAGTTGATATAAGTCACAGTTTCCAATTAGAAGATGCGAATGGTAAAACACTATGGGGGGGGCGGGGCTTATGCCCACCCATGACTCTGAGAAACAGATGACCAAGAACACATTGATCATCTTCATGAATACATGCCTCAAAATCAGAGGGTTGCAACCCTTGCTTccctttttttgagaaagaaattttgtCAGAGtttattgttttagaaatttcacatcaaattgtatttttatttcctttcaggaTTTCATCAAAGGTCTTTCCATTTTGCTTCGGGGGACAGTACAAGAAAAACTCAACTGGGCATTTAATTTGTATGACATAAATAAAGATGGCTACATCACTAAAGAAGTAAGAAACGCCTCACCAACACAGCTCTCCTTTGagcctttttcattttttaacttcaAAATGTTGAACAGTTGCCATTATTAATTAGAAAATCACTTTTTCAGgatgtctaaaatattttttgtggtgGTGGAGAATACAACACAAAATTTATAATGGATAGGAATAGTTTATGGTGAATCTGCAAAGTGAATATAAAATGCATAAGGATTAAACCCTTGTTTCCTAATGTCATTTTAATAAATACCGTAAATGGAATAAAGACCGTGGTTGGAACTAGATAGGAAGAAAATGTATCCAAACCATGTTAGACTATTTGGCATGTAACGTTTTTTCCCCACCGTGTAACGTGGTCTTTATGGAAACAGATGCAATGTTAAAATCATATGGATCATGCAATGACCTGTATTGTGTGGGAAATGACCTGATGCAATAGTGAGGCCCCCAAATAGACTTCTAGGAAGACAGGCTCACAGACCAAATTAAGATGCTCATATCAACCGGTttattaaatcaatttaaaacatAGTGAGAAGCAAGGGAAAATGGATGGAGCAATTTAGTCAATTTAGGATATGGTGCAAGTGGGGTTGAAGGACCGTATTACCTGAATCCTGGGTGTGCCTCAATGTCTAGAtgtcctgtctttctctctgcctcacttGCTTTCCTCAGAGTTGAGTTTAGAGCAAGAGGCCCCTCAAACAAAAGGTACCTTGGGCCAATGACGTGAACTTGCTCTACTGAGGACACAGGGACAAGCGCACCTGACCACAGTTATAGCATGACAATTAACCTGATGAATGGCCATGGGTTTCATTTGTGTTTCTTGAGCAGAGGACATAGAGCCAGAACGTTTTTCACCAATAAGTGGCTGAAGTAAGAGCTCATGAATGTTAAGTGTTCACGTATATTGAGAATATCCTGGATAGTTAGTGCCTTTTGTATATTTGGTTTACAATGAACGTTTAGTACTCAGGTGCCTCCAGAATGTTAGATATCTCTGATTTCTTCAGTCCCTTTCTATGTTTAACACAAACATACTATTCTTACTATTTATACCTAACACATCTCATGAAGTCTCCCTGTGTCGAACAAACTTCTAGCTACTTATATATACTCAAAACATGTTAAGAGGTTTCACCTATGATTTACAAACTACTTTATCATTTATAACAGAATTGAATACTCTCAAAAGTAAATGTCTATTACATCATAATATCAACTtaatccagatttttatgtgaaaacttCAATATGAACAAAACAAATGTAAACAATAAGTCTGAATGTTTAAATAATTAGATATTATTTTTACTAAGAGTAAAAATGGCAAGTCAAAAAccagattttgttttaataaaaaaattaataaaatttcaaaatatttcccagGGTCTTAATATTTATCGACTAATCTACATATGTGACTTCTTTAGTTAAAGCCACAGTaggaaaaatacaatgaaaattcctttttattctttttttaaagattgacacctgagctaacaactgtgggcaatcttttttttttttttctgctttttctccccaaatcccctgagtacatagttgtatattttagttgtgggtccttctagttgtggcacgtgggatgccgcctcaacacggcctaatgagcagtgccatgtccgcgcccaggatccgaaccaccgaaacactgggccactgaagtggagcatgtgaacttacccacttggccacagggtggTCCCTGAAAATTGTAACAAGCTTTGAGACTTATCAGTTAGTTTTAGTACAATTCTAATGATGTGgagttaatttatttatttatttattttttttttttttggtggggaagtttggccctgaactaacatctgttgccaatcttcctcttttgcatttttttctccccaaagtccccaggacatggttgtacatcctagttgtaggtcattccagttcttctatgtgggatgccaccacagcatggcttgatgagcagtgcataggtccatgcccaggatccgaaccgctgaaccctgggcctctgaagcagagcatgcaaacttaaccacttagccatggggctggcccccatgtgAAGTTTTAGTCTCAATAAATAGAAGTTGATAATCAACATATAACATACATAACagctaaataaaacaaagatcatTTATGTGAAGTATATGGAAGTCCAAACGTTAAACCAGGATATTTCTTTGCAGATCACATTAGGTATGTGGGAAATTGCTTCATTTTGAAACCAAGAGCAGAATTGATACTTACATTCTGATTGTGTTGCTTTTAAGGCATAAAGCTGTTGCCTTTTCCTCTGGGACAACCCGAGGCATTTAATGAatcaaagaaagatgaaaaatttgaaattgaGTAGGGATAATCTGTCAAAGCTTCTCAGAGTTGTTTCTTCATACATTGCATGCAGCCTCATGTGCGTGCCTTTTACTTTTCAGGAAATGCTTGATATAATGAAAGCAATATACGATATGATGGGTAAATGCACATATCCTGTTCTCAAGGAAGATGCTCCCAGGCAACATGTCGAAACATTTTTCCAGGTAGGAATGCCACAGAAGTCGGAGAAGGAGTGAAACTAAGAGTAAATTTCCTGATGTTTGCAAAGCATCATGATGAATCAaaagaatgcaaagaaaaataatttttactaaaaGGGACAAAACAATAGGATATTTACCATCACAGTAATTTAGTAAGTTTGATTTTGAATTTATTATAACACTGATAACTATACTTATTGAACATTCACTATCTCCTAGATAGAATGCTAAGCAATTGCCATGTTTcatgtgtgttttttgttttcattcaattCTCAAAACACCCTATGAGGTTAAAAATTCTCACCagccccatttaacagatgaaaaacCAAGGCTCTGAAAGTTTCAGCCAATTGCCTGAACTCTGCCATGGCTAGGGGGCAAGACTTTTAGCTGGGGCAGAGTGACTCTAGATCTTCACCATTCTGTTGAAAAGGGAACAGCCTAATAGCAGTCGGCCATATGATTCTTACCACTAAGAAACTACCAGCTTGTGCTCTGAAGCATTTCCTCTCCATAAAACAAATAGCCTCAGCTCCTTCGGTTCAGGGATCAGGGTATCAAGGGGTAAGTCTGAataaagttttttggttttttctttctgaacagaaaatggacaaaaataaagaTGGAGTCGTTACCATAGATGAATTCATCGAAAGTTGCCAAAAAGTAAGTAATGGTAGTAAAGGACTGTCCGTTTTGCTTTTTTAGCAGCTAGACTGAATATTGAGTTAGCCACCATGAATTGAGCAAAACACAGATCATATGCCTAAGGTTACCACTTTTACACAGCCGAGATAAGCCCACCACTGTGAAATAACCACCAATTTATACATTCAATTAATCAACACCTATAGAGTGCCCATCCTGAGGCAGGCTATGCAGGAAGCCCTGGGGATACAAAAGTTGCACACATACTGAGTCTTTGCTCGCTAAATCCTTTGGAGAATATTCATCATGGAGGATAAAACACATGAGATTTGAATTGCTCTTTTCCCAGAATTAGCGTATAACATGTGTATTGTCTATCATATCTCCATAGATTTAGAATTCCGGTACCGCCCAGTATGCATCACTGGACAAATTTATACAGTTGTGCAACATTTTAGTCAACGACAGACCGCATAGATGATGGTGGTCACATAAGATTAGTGCCAAATAGCTTAggagtgtagtaggctataccatctaggtttgtgtcagtacactctatgattttgcaaaattatgaaattgcttaacaacacatttctcagaacagtatccccgtcgttaagcgacacatgactgtatctGATTTCTAAGAGAAACATCGTTTTAACGTGTATAGACAAGAAGTGGCTTTTTGGCTGAACCAATAATGTTTCAGTCTCTGGATTTAACTCCTCACCTTAAACTGATGATTTTCCTCACATAACTGACAAGGAAATGACAATGATGATCTTCAGTTACGAAGAGGAGAAATCTGGGTGGTTCTCCATCTTCTGATGGGAGACCAGTATTAGCCTACCTAGAATGAGCTGACATGATGTGTGGGTAGAATCACAATTAGGAATTTTTCAGATCATTGTAGAGACCAGGAAGTTTGCTGGTGCTTTagcatttctctttattttcaaattgataTACTTTCCCTTTCCTGATGCCTGCTTGTTTCCCAACTCGTATTTTGATGTGGTGGTCTTTGAGAGCATTAACTTGGTGACACCAACCTGCTTAATGGTGATGTTGTTACTTGGCTTCTGGCATTGCAGTCATCATTAGTTCGGCTACCATTTACCATTACTCTCAACAGCTCACTGAGTGCCATTCACAAACAATCTCCAAGTGCCTCAGTAATGCCCAAAGTCTGTCCTCTTAAGTTTTTAAGGAACATGCTGAACTGAATACAGCTACTGGGCAATGGTTTCTCCCAAACAATTCTTTCTCTGGCATTGAGAGACCACTCATTTTGAAAGGTTCCTAAAGGCCATACAGATTTAGCCCTAACAGACCCAGAAAGAGAGGCGTAATCACTGCCAACTTGTCTCGCAGGCCCCCACCTCCAGTCCTCATGAAGCTGGCTCTTAGCTCACACACCAACTCTGTTTGCTTCCACATGTCTGAGTCTCTGAGATTTGGCTTGTGATGACTTGGAATGAGAGAATttgcatttgctcactttgtccTGCCCTCTGTAGTTTCCATTCTGGCATTCTGATTTGAGAAATATCCTCTGTTAACactaagtaaaatttaaatgaggTGTTTTAAGTCTGTTAGAGTCAACAAACCATTAAATGGGCTCTCCCATAGGTATCtatgtggaaaacagaatggtatTTACATTTGCAAGCACTTAGTATTTGAGCTTTTGGCACAGACAGTTGGTGACGGGAGGCAGTACTTAAGGGCAAAATAGGGTACTGCCCCTTGCAAATCTGCCGAATTTAACCCCACTGTTTCTCCCTTACAGGACGAAAACATAATGCGCTCCATGCAGCTCTTTGAAAATGTGATTTAACTTGTGGAATACGTCCTCAATCAAACACATGTGAACTATTCTACCACACTTAAAGTTGGAGCTACCACTTTTAGCATAGATTGCTCAGCTTTACACTGAGGCATATTATGCAAACGAgctttgttttaatataaagcAATCCCCAAAAGATTTGAGTTTTCCAGTTATAAATTTGCATCCTTTTCATAATGCCACTGAGTTCATGGGATGTTCTAAATCATTTCATACCCTGTGAATATTCAAAAGTAATAGAATCTGGCATATAGTTCTATTAATTCTTTAGCCATGGAATTATTGAGGCTTTCACATTATCAGTGATTTTAAAATGCCAGTGTTTTTTTGCTACTCATTTGTATGTATTCAGCCCCAGGATTTTAAATGGTTTTCTAAAATACTGGCATCTGCATTTAATTTccagaaattaattttcatgtTTGTATGCTGTAATTCTATTTGCATACTTTAAGTAAACAAAACAAgattactacaattaaaaaaaaaacgcaTAGCCCCAGTTTCTATGGATTTGCTGCCTTCTGTTAAAGACATTCATTTATCAGGCATTTTTTATAACATGAAACAAATTAATTTATCACCAGATATAAGCATATGCCTAATAAAGCttatttaataagcatttcttaatttttcataatACATATCACAGTCAAGGCCTCCATGATGTATATAATTTGGGATTTGTTCAATCCTACAGGTTGACTGTTTTCTATTGTGTCGTTAAGTGGAAGCCCAAGACAGTGGGAAACAAAGTGAGGCTGCTTATAGGCATATGCAAAGGGTCAGGCTATCTGCCCTCCAGTACATGGTAATGCTTTATAACAAGTAATTCTTAACAGCATTAAAGGCCAATTCCATCCCCTTTCCTCTGACCCCCTCAAGGCACCTTTGTATTACacaacattcagggacaaagaAACCTTGACTACCCCAATGCCTACTGGGGACGAAGAGTAAGCAGAATTCACTTTGAAAGCAACAGTGATTCCATTATATCAAGAACTACAATACTAAAATTCAGTAGAAAATGAATATAAGTGCTAAGCAACTTATCTAGATTGCATTATGACTTAGCTCATCATAAAACTCCAATAATTCAGATTCTTTTTAATGATCTTAAGCCAAAATTCTAAAGTTGTTACAATATTACTAAAGATACACACACCTTCCCTGTGCTGCAGAAATATCACAAAGACCAAGAGGCTACAGTAGGAGGAAATCTGTAACTGTCTTTGCAACAATAAATCAGGTATCTATTCTGGTGTAGAGATAGGATGTTGAAAGCTGCCCTGCTATCACCAGTGTAGAAATTAAGAGTAGTACAATACATGTACACTGAAATATGCCATCGCGTGTTTGTGTAAACTCAATGTGCACATTttgtatttcaaaaaaaaaataaaagcaaataaaatgtttataactCTACTGTCTATATCATAGGTCTTTATTCCAAGAAATTTTGTAATTTCTagattaaaaatattgcatttttcttATGGCACTTTATAGATTTTAGATATCTTCGTCTTTTGAGTGGTGCTAAGTGCAATGAAGAAGAGTAAAGCCAGACCAGTGGGCAGGCAGATGTTTTAGCTAATATGATCTGAGGATGTGACACGATAGAGATCTGAGGAAAGAGCGTACCAGACAGGCGTACGAGGACGAAAGGACAAAAGAGCTGAGGGAGGACAAGCATTTCTGCAATTATGACTCTTCAGAAATTacttatattcttttaaa includes:
- the KCNIP4 gene encoding Kv channel-interacting protein 4 isoform X6, with amino-acid sequence MNVRRVESISAQLEEASSTGDSVEDELEMATVRHRPEALELLEAQSKFTKKELQILYRGFKNECPSGVVNEETFKEIYSQFFPQGDSTTYAHFLFNAFDTDHNGAVSFEDFIKGLSILLRGTVQEKLNWAFNLYDINKDGYITKEEMLDIMKAIYDMMGKCTYPVLKEDAPRQHVETFFQKMDKNKDGVVTIDEFIESCQKDENIMRSMQLFENVI
- the KCNIP4 gene encoding Kv channel-interacting protein 4 isoform X7, which produces MATVRHRPEALELLEAQSKFTKKELQILYRGFKNECPSGVVNEETFKEIYSQFFPQGDSTTYAHFLFNAFDTDHNGAVSFEDFIKGLSILLRGTVQEKLNWAFNLYDINKDGYITKEEMLDIMKAIYDMMGKCTYPVLKEDAPRQHVETFFQKMDKNKDGVVTIDEFIESCQKDENIMRSMQLFENVI